A portion of the Manduca sexta isolate Smith_Timp_Sample1 chromosome 20, JHU_Msex_v1.0, whole genome shotgun sequence genome contains these proteins:
- the LOC119189926 gene encoding trypsin-1-like, protein MQKLFWIYLVFVLASCAALPTQEITRDTSARIVNGNAIDISEIPYQAALRRKVFSGWAHACGAAIISHLAVLTAAHCVVSYVSDPSSLRIIVGTSYRLSGGQSYAVSIVIPHESYSPSTLEHDIALLGVRKPITFNLNVNAVAIASSTHIVPVGTEALVSGYGITAYEGPASSVLMAARVNIVAQDTCARAYLRISSITSGMLCANSVLPPRDACQGDSGGPLVANNVLIGLVSWGEGCADTTYPGVYTRVSEYNSWIVRNTILL, encoded by the exons ATGCAAAAGTtattttggatttatttggTTTTTG TCTTGGCCAGCTGTGCCGCATTACCAACTCAAGAAATTACAAGAGATACATCAGCAAGGATAGTAAATGGTAACGCTATAGATATAAGCGAAATCCCATACCAAGCTGCACTTCGAAGGAAAGTGTTTTCAGGTTGGGCTCATGCTTGTGGTGCGGCCATTATCAGCCATTTGGCTGTTTTGACCGCCGCACATTGCGTGGTTTC atATGTATCAGACCCTTCATCGCTAAGAATTATTGTGGGGACGTCGTATAGACTTTCTGGAGGCCAGTCCTATGCCGTATCTATAGTGATTCCGCATGAGTCGTACTCTCCTTCCACTTTAGAACATGACATCGCCTTGTTGGGTGTCCGCAAACCGATAACTTTCAATTTAAATGTCAACGCAGTGGCTATTGCTTCATCAACTCATATAGTGCCAGTTGGTACTGAGGCTTTGGTGTCCGGTTATGGAATTACTGCG TACGAAGGACCAGCATCATCAGTTCTTATGGCTGCAAGAGTAAATATTGTCGCTCAAGACACATGCGCCCGCGCATACCTCCGCATATCTTCTATCACATCAGGCATGCTTTGTGCTAACTCCGTTCTCCCTCCAAGAGACGCTTGCCAAGGTGATTCTGGAGGACCTCTGGTTGCTAACAATGTCTTGATTGGCTTAGTATCCTGGGGAGAAGGATGCGCCGATACAACTTATCCAGGAGTGTATACTAGAGTTTCGGAGTATAACTCTTGGATTGTAAGGAAcactattttactataa